The DNA window GAGAAGAGGGTGAAGCAGACCGCGCCGAGGCCGACCAGGACCCGCGCGGGGATGAAGAAGGACGGGTCCGTGACCGCGGCCTCGAAGAGGAAGGCCCCGAAGAACAGGCAGGTCAGCGCCGTGACCACGGGGATCATCGGGATGCGGTTGGCCAGGGGGAAGGTCCGCCGCCAGACCAGGGCCAGGAGCAGGGCCTTGGACAGGATGCTGTAGCAGACCAGCCCCAGGCCGATGAGGATGCAGCCGGGCGCGATGCGGTAGGGGTGATCGGAGCTCGCCAGGACGTAGACGCCGAGGAGGATGTCGATGGTGCCCATCACGATGACGAGCCAGCCCCAGCGGTAGCGCTCGGGCTCACCGAAGCTGTTGCGCACCTGGCGGACGATGCTGGCGACCAGGGCGATCAGGCTGGCGCAGATCGCGGACAGGCCGAAGAGGACGTGACCGGCGGTGTAGTAGGCGCCGCCCTCCGGGGTCGTGCCGCCGCCCTTGGCCATGAGGACGAAGGCGTACACGAAGCCGGCGAGGGCGCAGAGGGCCGGGACCGCGATGAGGACCTTGCCCACCACCGGCGAGTACGCCTCCTCCGGAGGCTCGTCCTCCGCGGTACGGGCGGCGTTGACCGGGATGAGGGTGAAGCGGGTCGAGGAGGTCGCCACGGTGCTGACGCAGGCGCTGATCAGGCCGATGCCGACGATCACGTGGCCGGCCACCACGTATGGGGGTTCGTCGCCCCGCGTGAGGATGACGACCCCGTAGACGACGGCGATGAGAGCGGAGAGGTAGCCGGTCAGGGGCAGGATGACCTGCCAGGCCCGGCTGTAGCGGGAGATCAGCTGGCGGATGATCGTGGCCGCGGTGGTGAAGAGCGCGTAGCAGATGGCGGCCAGGGCGATGGTCACATGCCCGGCCACGAAATGGTCGGCGTCCGGGGCGCCCGCCAGCACATACCACCCGAAGGCGCCGCAGATGACACCCATCACCAGCGGGATGGCGCGGAAGACGACGCTCATCGCAACGTTCACTGTTATCCCCCGATGAACAGTTGTGCCGGCTCCCCCGAACCGAGTTCTTCCTCGCTCATGCCCCACCCGGTACTTCGAACACCGAACCGATCCCGCCGGACCTCCTGGTTCGCGTTCGGACACGGCGGGCGGCGCCGGTCAATAAGATCACTGCTGCTGCGGTGTGACGGCGATGGCGACGGCGACGGGAGCCCTCGATGAGCGACCCCGGCGGTTTCGGCCCCCTGACGATGGACGAACGCGACCCGATCGGCCCCTACCGGATCGTGGGCCGGATGGGCGCGGGCGGCATGGGGGTCGTCTACGCGGGGGTCGCGGCCGACGGCGCCCGGGTGGCGGTCAAGGTCATCCATCCGGGGCTGGCGGCCGATCCGCAGTTCCTGGCCCGGTTCGTCCGGGAGGTGGAGCTGCTGTCGCGGGTGCGGGGGCGCTGCGTCGTCTCGGTGCTGGACGCCGACACCACTGCGATGCCGCCCTGGCTGGCCACGGAGTTCGTCCCTGGGCCGACGCTCAGCACGTACGTCCAGCAGAACGCGCCGCTGCCGCCCGGCCCGCTGCTCTCGTTCGGCGTGGACATCGCCGAGGCGCTCACCGAGATCCACCGGGCCGGCATCGTGCACCGCGACCTCAAACCCGGGAACGTCATCCTCGCCGGCTCCGGCGCGAAGGTCCTCGACTTCGGCATCGCGCGGGCCCTCGACGAGAGCGGGCTCACGGGCACCGGCGCGCTGATCGGCACGCCCGGCTGGATCAGCCCCGAGCAGTACCGGGGCGACCAGGCGGACGCCGCCGCCGACGTGTTCGCGTGGGGCGCGCTGATGACGTACGCGGCCACGGGGCGCCCGCCCTTCGGCACCGGGGCTCCCGACGTCCTCGCCTACCGGGTCATGGGCGTCGATCCCGACCTGTCCGGGGTGCCGGAGGAGGTCCGCGAGCTCGTACGGAGCGCGCTCGCCAAGGACCGTACGGCACGGCCGCCCGCCGAGGAGGTGCTCGCCCGGATCGCCGCGATCCGGTCGGGCACGGGCCCGACGCCGGTCACCCTGCCGGTGACGCGCACGAAGGTCATGCCGCCTCCGGCGGTGCCCGCCCAGCGGGTGACGGTGCCGGGATGGGCGGCCGGGGTGGTCGCCGCCGCCGTCGTGGCGGTCGTGGCCGGGGGAGCGGTGCTGGCGGCGAGCTCCGGAGGAGGGCTGCTGACGGCGCTGCTGGGCCCGGGCGGCGGCCCGGCCGCGACGACGTACGAGGAGAGCCCGGAGCCGGACACGAGCGACGAGACCACGACCGCCGCCACCACCACGGACGACCCCACGGACGAGCCGAGCGACGACCCCACGGACGAGCCCACGGACGACGCCGAGGACGAGACGGCGGCCCCGGAGAAGACGCCCGCCCCGCGCCGACAGCCCACCGCGGGCGCGCGGCGCTCGACCGCCTCCGTCCCGTGCGCGTCCGAGGGCTCGATCCTCCGGCAGGCCGCCGCGCTGAACGGCGGCAGCCTGCCCTCGGACGCCGCCGTCGAGTCCCGGCTGTGCGTGGGGAACTGGGTGGCGGCCAGGATCGCCTCCCCGAGCGTCGGCGGCATCGACCTGATCGCCACCCGCGACGCCACCCGCTTCCTGGACGGCGACATCGGCAGCAACCTCTGCTCGCGCGACTACGGCTCGAAGCTGGTGACGGCCGCGCCGGCCCGCATCACGTCGTTCCTCTGCCCCAACGGCGTCGACTGACCCGGGGCGACGGGGGTCAGGCCTGCGGGGCGGGTTCGACGACGAGCCGGTAGTCGACGCCCGTACGGAAGGTTCCCGACGAGCCGCGGATGGTCAGCGTGTGGGGTCCGGTGGGCAGCGGCGCGAGGCGTACCCAGAGGCCGCAGGCGTGGGTGGTCCCCGTGCCCGCCGAGTCGGTCACGGTGACGCCGGCCTCGTCCAGGCGCTCCGGCTCGACCGGCTTGCCGTCGAGGACGGCCTTCCCTTTGGCCGTGGCCATGAACGTGGCGCAGTCAGCGGCGTCGCCGAGCAGGTTCACCAGCGGGAACGCGAGCGGCCGGCCCGCCGGGATCCGGCAGCTCCGCCGCACGGTGCCGCCGTAGGTGCCGGCCAGGAACCAGAGGTCGTCCGGCTGGGCGTGGTCGCAGAACTCGCCGGTGGTGTCCTGTACGGGACTGGCGTCGTCGTCCGCGGAGTACGCCCACGTCCACCAGCGCCCCTGGACGCTCGTCTCCGGCGGGACCACGCCGGGGGACCGGCTCTCCGGGGTCAGGCCGCAGGCGGGAGCGAGGGCGGCGAGAGCCACCAGACAGGCCCCGGCTGATCGGTTGATCATCTGAGGATGATAAGGCCGCCTGGCGGACGAGGCCGGACGGGTCGCGTACGGAAAAGGCTGAACTGGGCCTGTCTCCCGTATATCCGGTGTGAGATTCTTCCGAACGGAAACCACGGGGGGCGTATTGAGGGGTCTCCGATCTTGATCGGGAAATGGCCGGCCGACTCGCGCTCGAAGGTCACCGTACGTGACGGTTGATGGGGGCGTCGGACCCGGACATGCGAAACCCGTGGCTCTTGTGGATCATGACTGTTCTCTACGCAGTCAACCCCCAAGGAACCACGGGCGTGCACAATCCTATCGAGACCTCCACCGAGGCGACACTGCTGCTTGATCTGGAGGGCCTGCACGTGGTCAAGGTCGAGCGCGACCACGACGGCCATCGGATCGTCCACGTCGTCACCGCCGACGAATCCGCCCGTGCCTGCCCGGCCTGCGGCGTCTTCTCCGTCACCGTCAAGGAACGGGTGGCCACCCGGCCACGGGACCTGCGCGCGGGCGACTCCCCGTACACCCTGCTGTGGCACAAACTCCGGTGGAGCTGTCGCGAGCCGCTGTGCCCTCGAGGCTCGTTCACCGAGCAGATCCCGCAGGTCAGCGCCGGAATGCGGACGACCGCCCGGCTACGCCGCGCCTGCGGACGCGCGATCGCCGACGGCGGCCGCACCGTCACCCAAGCCGCCCGCGACCACCGTCTCTCCTGGCCCATCGCGATGCGCGAACTACGCGCCTACGCCACCGAGGTACTGCCCGACCAGCCCGAACCCACCCCCGTGATCGGCATCGACGAGATCCGCCGAGGCCGCCCCCGCTGGGAGCAAGACCCCGACACCGGGAAATACCGGCTGATCGCAGACCGCTGGCACGTCGGCTTCACCGACCTGGCCACCGGCCAGGGACTGCTCGGCCAGGTCGAAGGCCGCCTCTCCACATCAGTGGCGGCCTGGTTGAACGCCCGCCCAAAGGCATGGCGAACGGCGCTCACCCACGTGGCGATCGACATGTGCCAGACCTTCCGCTGCGCGGTCCGCGCCGCCCTGCCCCACGCGATCATCGTGGTCGACCACTTCCACCTCGTGCAACTGGCCAACGGCAAGCTCGCCGACCTGCGCCGCCGCCTGACCTGGAAGATGCGTGACCGTCGCGGCCGAACGGGAGATCCCGAATACGACCACCGGCGGCTGCTGCGCTCCAACCGCGAAGACCTCACCGACGAGCAGATCGCCATCCTGGAACGCGACCTGACCAGGATCGGAACCTACGGCCGACACATCCTGGCCGGCTGGCACGCCAAGGAGAAACTGCGATACCTGCTCGCACTGGCCCGCACCAACCCTGCCCGCTCGACGATCGCCCACCGCCTGCACGCCTTCTACATCTGGTGCGCCGACCATCCCTACCTGCCCGAACTCGTCACCCTCGCCGAGACCGTCGCCTCCTGGTGGAAGGAGATCGAGGCGTTCCTGCTCACCGGGATCACCAACGCCAAGAGCGAGGGCACCAACCGAGTCATCAAGCTCGAAGCCCGCTGCGCATACGGCTTCCGCAACCCGGCCAACCAACGCCTCCGGTCACGCTGCGCAACCACACGAGAGAGTCGAAACCGCGCCATTCCCGCTTAACTTCCGAGAGCCGTATTGAGCAGGGTCACATTTCTGGGGACCGGCAATTTCCAGGCCGCCGAGCGCTATTGGAATGGATTCGTCCTGGACGATCATATTCTGGTCGAGCCGTCGCCCACCGCGCTGCCGCACCTGCGCCGGTGCGGGATCGACGTGGCCGGGCTCGACGTCGTGGCCATCTCGCACTTCCACGCCGACCACACCTTCGGCTGGCCCTTCCTGCTGCTCGAACTGCTGCACCGGCACGCCGCCACGCCGCTCCACGTGGTGGGGCCGCCCCGGGTCGAGCAGTTCCTCCGGACGATGATGGACGTCGCCGGCGTGCCCGGCATCCACGAGGAGGCGCACGAGAAGCTCGACATCCGCTACGTCGAGGTGGACTGCTCGTGGCAGGTGGCGGGCCCGCTCAGGTTCCGGGCCGTGGAGGTGGACCACGTGGCGCATCTCGACTGCTACGGGTACGTCTTCGAGCGCGCCGGCGCGACGGTCGGGTACTCCGGGGACACGCGGCCGGGCGCCGGCCTCGACGCGCTCGCGGCGGCCAGCGACGCGCTCATCCTGGAGTGCAACGGCCCGCACCATCCCGCCGCCGGGCACATGGAGGTCGGGCACGTGGAGGCGTTGCGCCGGCGGTTTCCCGATGTGCCGTTCGTGCTGACGCACCTGGGGGCGGGGGTGGAGGCCGGGCACATCGAACGCTGCCTGGTGCCGGACGACTTCCAGACGGTGGAGATCTAGCCGGGGCCGGTCCGTCCGGCGGCGGACCGGCTGTCCTCTTCCCCTGTTATGGTCATGTCCAAACTCATGATCAAGTTGAGCCTTCAGTCAGGATTGGGAGGGGTCATGCGGACCACGAGCAAGATCGCCATCGTCACTTCGGTGCTCGTCGCCTCGGGCGCGGCTCCGGTGGCGGCGAGCGCGGCAGCGGCGCCCGCTTTTGTGGCCTACCACAACGTGGGTGCCGCCGAGAGCGTCAAGCAGGTACGCCGCCTCAAGGAACAGGGCTATCGCCCCCTTACCGTAAACGTTTCCGACGGGGAGCGGTACGCCGCCGTCTGGGTCAAGGGCGGCTCGCCGGACTGGGGCATCTGGCAGGGCATGTCGGCCTCCGGCTACCAGCGGCGTGTGGACGCCGGCGTGAAGGAGGGCGTCCAGCCGGTGTCGGTGTCCGCCACGGGCCCGGCCGGCTCGGCGGTGTTCACGGCGGTCTTCGACAAGAAGGGCGGCACCTTCCAGTCCCGCCATAACCTGACGGGGAGCGAGTTCGCCGCGGCCAACAAGCACGCCGTCGGCCAGGGGCTCGCCCTGACCTCCGTGGACGCCTACGGCACGCCGGACGACGTCCGTTACGTGGCGGTATGGGCCCCGAACCCGGGCGGCGCCTGGTACTACACCTACGGCAAGAGCCGCTCCCAGCACGAGGCCGAGTTCCACGCCAGGAAGGACAAGGGCTTCCGGCCGGTCAAGGTCGCCGTCGCGCCCGACGGGACGTACACGGCGGTGTGGCGCAAGGACGGGCTCAAGTCCTGGGCGCACTTCGTCGATATGAGCGCGTCGGGCTACCAGGCCCGGTTCGACCAGCTCAAGGGCAAAGGGCTGTACCCCGTCCAGGTGAACGCCGAGGGCGGCAAGTACACCGCCGTCTGGGAGTGAGGCTCACGGGACGCGGACGCGGACGTTCCCGGTGCCGCTGCGGGCGACGATGACGGCGGACGCCTTCGGGTCGCTCCTGAGGTCGGAGGTGACGGAGCCGTCCCTGCTGCGGGCGGTCACCGCGTACGAGCCCTTCGGCACCGTCGCCGTCACCCGGCCGTCGGCGGACTCCAGGTCCAGGTCGGCGGGGGCGGTGACGAAGGTGACGTCGATCGCGCCGTCCACGGTGCGGGCGCGTACGGCCGCCGAGGTCAGGGCGGTGCCGGTGATCGGGCCGTCGCTGCGCAGGCGCAGGCGGCCCGAGGCGCCGTCGACCTGGATGTGCTCGCGTGAGACCGCGTCCACGTCCTGCCCGAGGTTCTTGAGCGTCACGCCGTCGGGGGCCTCGACCGTGACGTGGACGGCGGGCGGCACCTCGACGTGATAGCGGGCGCCGCAGTCGCCGACGATCATGCTGCAGTCCGCGCCGAGCCGCAGGACGCCGTCGCGGAGGGACCAGGTGGCGTTGCCCTCGCCGGCCGCCTTGCCGCGGACCCAGCGGTCCACCCGCACCGAGCCGGCGGAGCCGGGCAGGACGCGGACGCCGCCCAGCGAGGAGACGATCTTCAGTGTGGTCCCCGTGACGGGGAAGGCGCGGCTGGAGCGGACCTCCTCGGCGTCCAGGTCGAGGCCGCCGCAGCCGGCCGTGGCGAGGGCCGTCAGGGCTGCGAGGGCGGTGGAGGCTGCGAGCGCAGCGAGTCGCGTCATGGGACCGATCCTCGCGGCGGGCGCCCGCCGCCTCATCGGCCATCTGACCGACCGCCATCGGCCAGATGACCCCAAAGGAGCTAGAGGGCCGCCAGGAGCGCCCGGACGTGCCGCAAGGGGTCGGTGAGGTCCAGCGGACGCACCACGACGGTGTCCGCGCCGGCCGCCGCCAGCGCCTTGACGCGGCCGGCGGCCTCCTCGGCCGTCCCGGTCGCCATCATCACGTCCTCGGGCGCCACCCCCAGGAAGGCGGCCTGCCCCTCGACCAGCCCGCGGTCGACGGTGTGGCCGTCGCCGACGCCGAGGAAGGTGAACATCACCACCTCGTGCCCGTCACCGGCCCCGATGGTCTCCCGCAGGGCGGTGAGCTGCGCGGGCCCGACCCCTTCCGGCAGGATCGTGCCCTCCGCCACCCGCCCGGACAGCGCCAGCGACCTCGGCCCCTTCACCCCGGCCAGCACCGGCGGGACGGTGGCGGGCGGGTGCACGAGCGAGACCCCGTCGAGCCGGACCTCCCGGCCCTCCAGCGTCACCGTCTCGCCCCGCAGCAGCGCCCGTACGGACGTGATCGTCTCCTCCAGCAGCGACAGCGGCGACGCGGGGGCCGCTCCCACCTGTCGCATCCATTCGCGTACGCCGTGCCCGATCCCGGCGGCGAGCCGCCCCGGGTGCAGGCGGGCCAGGTTGCCCAGCTCCATGGCCAGCAGCATCGGGTTGCGCAGGGGAGCGGGGGTGATGCCGATGCCGACGCGCAGGCGGGAGGTGACGGCGAGGGCGGTGGCGGCCGAGGTGAGCCCGCCGGCCCAGCCGAGGTCCTCGACCACCCACAGGTCGTCGGCGGAGCTGTCGTCCAGCTCCCTGGCGAACGGCACGAGCCGCTCGGGCGGCAGGCCCCGGTCGAACATCACGCCCAGTCTCACGGCTTCCTCCAGCAGTAGCGGAACACCCGGCCGACAACCGAGTATCCAGCACGGGAGGAAGGTGGCTCAGGCCGCCGTCCCGAGGGCCGTACGGGCCGCGTTCATGGAGTCCGTGGTCTCGAAGTGCCGGTCGAGGTTGGTGATCGTCAGCAGGTGCTTGATCATGCCAGGGGCCAGCACCAGGATGAGTCGCCCGCGCACCTGCTGGATCCGGTTGAGCGTGGAGACCAGGACGCCCAGCCCGACCGAGTCGCAGAACGGCACCTCGGTGAGATCGAGGACGAGATTAGGAGGGTCGGCCTCGGCGATGGCCTGCTCCAGCTCGGCCCGGACCCGGGGAGCGGCCGCCACGTCGAGATCGCCGACGATGTGCAGAACGGTGCAGGGGTCCTCCCGCCAATGTTTGACCACCATGGCCGTTTCCTGCCCGACGTCCGAAAAGATATGCCTATTGCTTACATATGTTCTGCATAGCCGTTTTCGTGGTTGGTGTAACGGCGGGTTTCGGCGCCGGGTCGGCCGAGGTCTTCTGCTTGACGATTTTCGGCTGGTCGCTGCCGACGATCACCTCGATGCCCTTCACATCCGCCTTCTTCAGCTCCGCGCCGGGAACGGCGGCGGCGACCACGCGGGCGGCGGCCTCCTGGCCCTCCGGATAGCGGATCAGGGTCCGCTTGTAATCCTTCTTGTCGGTGTTGCCGGGCTCGTCGGGGACCTTGAACCCGTACGCGACCAGCCCCGCCTTCGTCCGCGCCCCGAGCCCGGTGATGAGCGTGCCGTTCTTGACCTTGAGCGTCACGCTGCCGGGCGCGACCGCGGAGGGCTTGGCCGAGGGTGTGGCGGCGGCCGTGGGCGTGGGCTTGGTGACGTCCTGGTCGTTGTCGATCCTGGTGAACAGGTCCTTGGCGGCCTGCTTGTCCCACAGCACCGCCGACTCGCCCGTGGGGGCGCGGTAGTTCACGTCCGCCAGCGGCACGTCCACGAAGCGCACGTTCTGCAGCGAGACGTCGCGCAGCTGGGTGGCCAGGTCGACCAGGCCGTCGTCCGGGTCCACCTTGACCGTGCCCAGCGTGGAGTTGACGAACGAGGCCAGCTTGGCCGGGTTGCTCAGCGTCTCGGCGCTCAGCGCCCGGTTGAGCAGGGCCGAGATGACCTGCTGCTGGCGGTCGATGCGGTCGAGGTCGGAGCGGGCCGTGGCGCGGGTGCGGGCGTAGAGGAGGGCCTGCACGCCGTCGAGCTGGTGGGTGCCCGCGGCCAGGTTGAGCGCGATCTTCTGGTCGTTGATCGCCACGGGCGTGCAGACGGTGACGCCGCCGAGCGAGTCGACCACGTCGATGAAGCCGAGGATGTTGACCTCGATGTAGCGGTTGATCCGCAGGCCGGTGGCCGCCTCGACGGCCTGCTTGGCCAGCTTGGGCCCGCCGAACTGGTAAGCCGAGTTGATCTTGTGGTCGCCCTGGCCGGGGATCGTCGTCCAGGTGTCGCGCGGCAGGCTCACCACCGTGACCCGGCGGTGGTCCTCCGACAGATGGATCACCATCATCGTGTCGGTGCGCTGGCCCACCTCGCGGCCCAGCTTGAGCCGGTTTTGCTGCTGCCGGCTGAGGTCGTCACGCTTGTCCACGCCGACGAGCAGGATGTTCTCGGCGCCGCCGCGCGCCGCCGACTCGCCGACGCCGGCGTCCACGGTGCCGATCTGCCGCGGCGTCGCCCACACGACGCCGGTGGTGACCAGCACGCAGGTGGACAGGAACCCGGCGACCAGCACGTTGCGCCGCCGCGCCTTCGCGCTGCGCCTGACCGGCCTGCGCGCGCGGTCGGGCGTGAGCCTGACGCCCCCGTAGGCGTCCCCGCCCACGAGCACTCCGGCGTCCTCCTCCTCGCCCGGGTCGTGCATGCCGTCCCCCTCGTCACCCCCGGTATCGGGCTTTCGATTGCCCGACTCCCTCGCCGGTACAGTAGCGTGAGCCCCGCCATGAAGCAGTTCCCCGACTCGCCGCACGCGCCCGCGGAGACGCGCGCCTGGCCCCCCATCTCCGTCATCATGCCGGTCCTCAACGAGGAGCGGCACCTTCGTGAGGCCGTCGACATGGTCCTCGCGCAGCACTACCCCGGTGAGATCGAGGTCGTGCTCGCGGTGGGCCCGTCCCAGGACCGCACCCAGGAGGTCGCCGACGCCATCGCCGCGTCCGACCGCCGGGTCACCGTGGTGCCCAACCCGACCGGCCGCACCCCCAACGCGCTCAACGCCGCGATCGCCGCCTCCCGCAACGGCATCGTCGCACGAGTCGACGGGCACGCCATGCTGCCCTCCGACTACCTGCGCATCGCGGTCGAGACCCTGGCCGAGACAGGCGCCGACAACGTCGGCGGCGTCATGGCCGCGGAGGGGATCAGCCCGTTCGAGCAGGCCGTGGCCTGCGCGATGACCTCCAAGATCGGGGTGGGCGCCGCCGCCTTCCACGTGGGAGGCACGGCGGGCCCCGCCGACACCGTCTACCTCGGCGTCTTCCGCCGCTCGGCGCTCGACCGGGTGGGCGGCTACGACGAGCACTTCCAGCGCGCCCAGGACTGGGAGATGAACCACCGCATCCGCCAGAGCGGCGGCTTGGTGTGGTTCCAGCCGCGCATGCGGGTCTCCTACCGGCCGCGGCCCAACGTCAAGGCCCTCGCCAAGCAGTACTTCCACTACGGCCGCTGGCGGCGGGTGGTCGCGCGCACCCACGAGGGCACGATCAACCTGCGTTACCTCGCCCCGCCCGCCGCGGTGCTGGCGATGATCCTCGGGCTGGTCGTGTCGCCGTTCTTCCCGCTCGGCCTCGTCGTCCCCGGAGGCTACGCCCTCGCGATCGTCGCCGGGTCGGCCGTGACCGGCAGCCACCTGCCGATGGCCGCCCGGCTGCGGCTCCCGCTGGTGTACGCCGCCATGCACTGCTCGTGGGGCTGGGGCTTCCTCACCAGCCCGCGCAGGCTGGCCCGCCCGCCCCGATCGTCATGACCCCGTGAGGACCCGCTCCACCGCCGCGTTGAAGCGGGTCAGCGCGTCCGGATACTCCGGCCCGAGCAGATAGCTCCTGAGCTTCACCCGCGCCCGGGCCAGGGTGTCCTCCCCGTCCAGGAACTCCGCGAGGCCGGCCAGGTCCTCGCCCAGCAGCACGCCCGCCTCCGTGCTCGGATAGCGCTCGTGGAAGGCGTGCTCGGGCAGCCCCGCGACGTTCGTCACCGCGTACGGCTTCTCGCTGGCCAGGAAGTCGGCGACCACGCTGGAGATGTCGCTGATCAGCAGGTCGCACTGGTTGAAGCAGTCGTACAGGTGCGGCTCAGGGCCGGTGACGACCAGGTGCCTGACGTGCGTGGCCGGCCCCTCGGCCCGCGACGGGTGCCGGGCCTTCGACTTGGCCAGCTCGGCCTTCTCGATCATGGCGACGATCCGCCGGTGCGCCCGCAGGGCCGCCTTGTCGCGGTGCCCGGTCAGCGGGTGCGGCTTGTAGATGACCCGCAGCGGCGGATCGTGCTCCAGCAGCGCCCGCACGATACGCGGGCCGAACGTCATCAGCGAGGTGTGGAACAGGTCGTCGTTCCAGCCCTCCCAGGTGGGCGCGTAGAGAACGGTCCGGTACGGCAGCCCCGGCCCCCGCGTCGAGATGCCCTGCAACTGGGGCCGGCCGACCTCGTGGACGCACTCGTCCCGCACGCCGACCTTGGCCTTCCTGTAGCGGTCGCGGCCGGCCGGACCGGCCACCCACACCTCGTCGTACACCCGCGAGAACGGGTTGAACGAGGCTTCCTTGTCGCTGTCGCCGTGGTTGAGGAAGGCGCTGCGGAGCGTCGGGATGCGCAGCATGTGGACGTTGCGGCCGACGTTCGCGACGTACAGGCAGAGCTTGGCGCTGGACAGGGCGCGGAAGCTCATCAGGTCGGCCGACGACGGGATGCACACCATCGGCAGCGACGACGGCTCCAGGTGCCGGGCCATGCCGCGCTCGCGCAGCACCACGATGGCCCGCCGGTCGATGCGCTCCAGCACGGGCAGCCACATGCGGGCCTGGTAGGCGGCGGCCGTCGCGCCCGAGAAGTACAGGATGACCTCCGGGCGGTAGGCGGCCACCTGCGCCCCGACGACCTCCAGCACGCGGACCCGGTCGGTGAGCGGGCGGGTGCGGCGCACGTACGGGAGGAGCGCCAGCGCGCCGGCCGCGCCCAGGGCGAGCGCCAGGGCCGCCCCGCAGCAGGCCGCGACCGCGCCCCACACGGCCCCGAGCACCGGCAGCGCGTCCAGGTAGAGGAAGCGCGTGCCGCGCGGGTCGCCCAGCCAGTGCGGCGGCAGCTTGGGGATGCGCAGCGCCGACACGTCGAGGTTGCGGGTCGTGACCGGCATCCGGCTGAGCGTCTGCCTGAGCAGCAACGCGAGCCCCGTGTGCAGGGCCCGCATCCCGTGGATGCCGAACATCGCGACCGCCAGCGCCAGGAACCACACCGAGTCCGGCCCGGCCGCCCGCGCCACGAGCAGCAGCGCCGCCGTCTCGCGGGCCGCGAAGCGCACCGTGACGCCCAGGTGCACCTGGCCGAGCAGCTCCAGCGGGCGGCGGGCCAGGCGCGGCGCGGCGTACTCGGCGGCGTAGGACACCAGCGCCGCCGCCCCGAACACCAGCGGGGCCGGCCAGAGCGCCGCCGCCAGCAGCGCGGGATAGGAGGCCAGCAGCGCCGCGATCACGATGAGTCTCCTCATCAGATACCTCCGAGGAAACCCCCGCCCTCAGGCAGGGAAAGGATCGGACTCTTGCGGAGCAGGGCAGGAGCAGGCGTTACGCCGCCGGGCAGACCGCAGTCTTTTGGATTCGGCCGGTGCGCGAGTGATCTCGTACATAGAATCGAAAGGTGGCGCAGCTTGTGAAGCGGGCCTACAAGTACCGCTTCTACCCGACCCCCGAGCAGGCCGAAGAGCTTGTCCGGACGTTCGGCTGCGTGCGCCTGGTCTACAACAAGGCCCTGGAGGAGCGGACCCGCGCCTACACGGAGGAAGGCCGTGGGGTCTCCTACACGGAGTCGTCCGCGACGTTGACCGCGTGGAAGCAGACGCCCGAGCTGGCGTTTCTGCGCGAGGTGTCGTCGGTGCCATTGCAGCAGACGCTGCGGCATCTGCAGGCGGCGTTCGCGAACTTCTTCGCCAAACGGGCCAAATACCCCACCTTCAAGTCCCGTAAGAGGTCGCGAGCGTCGGCCGAATACACCCGCTCTGGGTTCCGCTGGCGCGACGGCAGGCTCACCCTGGCCAAGATGGGCGCGCCGCTGGACATCGTGTGGTCGCGCCCACTCCCCGAAGGGGCCGAGCCGTCCACGGTCACCGTGAGCCGGGACCCGGCCGGGCGCTGGTTCGTGTCCCTCCTGGTCGAGGAGAAGATCGCGCCCTTGCCGCCGGT is part of the Nonomuraea coxensis DSM 45129 genome and encodes:
- a CDS encoding STAS domain-containing protein gives rise to the protein MVVKHWREDPCTVLHIVGDLDVAAAPRVRAELEQAIAEADPPNLVLDLTEVPFCDSVGLGVLVSTLNRIQQVRGRLILVLAPGMIKHLLTITNLDRHFETTDSMNAARTALGTAA
- a CDS encoding LCP family protein, with protein sequence MHDPGEEEDAGVLVGGDAYGGVRLTPDRARRPVRRSAKARRRNVLVAGFLSTCVLVTTGVVWATPRQIGTVDAGVGESAARGGAENILLVGVDKRDDLSRQQQNRLKLGREVGQRTDTMMVIHLSEDHRRVTVVSLPRDTWTTIPGQGDHKINSAYQFGGPKLAKQAVEAATGLRINRYIEVNILGFIDVVDSLGGVTVCTPVAINDQKIALNLAAGTHQLDGVQALLYARTRATARSDLDRIDRQQQVISALLNRALSAETLSNPAKLASFVNSTLGTVKVDPDDGLVDLATQLRDVSLQNVRFVDVPLADVNYRAPTGESAVLWDKQAAKDLFTRIDNDQDVTKPTPTAAATPSAKPSAVAPGSVTLKVKNGTLITGLGARTKAGLVAYGFKVPDEPGNTDKKDYKRTLIRYPEGQEAAARVVAAAVPGAELKKADVKGIEVIVGSDQPKIVKQKTSADPAPKPAVTPTTKTAMQNICKQ
- a CDS encoding glycosyltransferase family 2 protein encodes the protein MKQFPDSPHAPAETRAWPPISVIMPVLNEERHLREAVDMVLAQHYPGEIEVVLAVGPSQDRTQEVADAIAASDRRVTVVPNPTGRTPNALNAAIAASRNGIVARVDGHAMLPSDYLRIAVETLAETGADNVGGVMAAEGISPFEQAVACAMTSKIGVGAAAFHVGGTAGPADTVYLGVFRRSALDRVGGYDEHFQRAQDWEMNHRIRQSGGLVWFQPRMRVSYRPRPNVKALAKQYFHYGRWRRVVARTHEGTINLRYLAPPAAVLAMILGLVVSPFFPLGLVVPGGYALAIVAGSAVTGSHLPMAARLRLPLVYAAMHCSWGWGFLTSPRRLARPPRSS
- a CDS encoding CDP-glycerol glycerophosphotransferase family protein codes for the protein MRRLIVIAALLASYPALLAAALWPAPLVFGAAALVSYAAEYAAPRLARRPLELLGQVHLGVTVRFAARETAALLLVARAAGPDSVWFLALAVAMFGIHGMRALHTGLALLLRQTLSRMPVTTRNLDVSALRIPKLPPHWLGDPRGTRFLYLDALPVLGAVWGAVAACCGAALALALGAAGALALLPYVRRTRPLTDRVRVLEVVGAQVAAYRPEVILYFSGATAAAYQARMWLPVLERIDRRAIVVLRERGMARHLEPSSLPMVCIPSSADLMSFRALSSAKLCLYVANVGRNVHMLRIPTLRSAFLNHGDSDKEASFNPFSRVYDEVWVAGPAGRDRYRKAKVGVRDECVHEVGRPQLQGISTRGPGLPYRTVLYAPTWEGWNDDLFHTSLMTFGPRIVRALLEHDPPLRVIYKPHPLTGHRDKAALRAHRRIVAMIEKAELAKSKARHPSRAEGPATHVRHLVVTGPEPHLYDCFNQCDLLISDISSVVADFLASEKPYAVTNVAGLPEHAFHERYPSTEAGVLLGEDLAGLAEFLDGEDTLARARVKLRSYLLGPEYPDALTRFNAAVERVLTGS